A genomic window from Shewanella vesiculosa includes:
- a CDS encoding flagellar basal body P-ring protein FlgI, whose protein sequence is MKTKLIVSLVASILMLSASANAERIKDIASIQGVRSNQLVGYGLVVGLPGTGEKTRYTEQTFRTMLKNFGINLPESVRPNSKNVAVVAVHAEMPAFIKPGQNLDITVSSLGEAKSLRGGTLLQTFLKGVDGNVYAIAQGSLIVSGFSAEGLDGSMVIQNTPTVGRIPSGAIVERSVISPFASGDYLTFNLRRSDFSTAKRTADAINDLLGPDMAKAIDATSIQVSAPRDASQRVSFLSTLENIEVIPAEESAKVIVNSRTGTIVVGQNVKLLPAAVTHGGLTVTIAEATQVSQPNPLAGGNTVVTTNSTIDVSEKDRRMFMFNPGTTLDELVRAVNLVGAAPSDVLAILEALKMAGALHGELIII, encoded by the coding sequence ATGAAAACTAAATTGATCGTGTCGCTTGTTGCGTCGATATTAATGCTCAGCGCTTCTGCAAATGCAGAGCGGATTAAAGATATCGCCAGTATTCAGGGAGTACGAAGTAACCAACTAGTGGGTTATGGGTTAGTTGTTGGTTTGCCTGGTACCGGGGAGAAAACCCGATATACCGAACAAACATTTAGAACCATGCTAAAAAACTTTGGCATTAATTTACCTGAATCAGTTCGACCAAATTCAAAGAACGTAGCCGTTGTTGCTGTACACGCTGAAATGCCGGCTTTTATCAAGCCGGGTCAAAATCTTGACATTACCGTGTCTAGTTTAGGTGAGGCAAAAAGTTTACGTGGTGGCACCTTATTACAAACCTTCTTAAAAGGGGTTGACGGCAATGTGTATGCCATTGCTCAGGGCAGCTTAATTGTGAGTGGCTTTAGTGCCGAAGGGCTTGATGGCTCTATGGTGATTCAAAATACGCCAACGGTTGGTCGAATTCCAAGTGGCGCCATTGTTGAACGCAGTGTGATCAGTCCGTTTGCTAGTGGTGATTACCTGACATTTAATTTACGTCGCTCAGATTTTTCTACCGCCAAACGTACTGCCGATGCGATTAACGATTTACTTGGCCCCGACATGGCAAAAGCTATTGATGCTACTTCTATTCAAGTCAGTGCACCGCGCGACGCATCACAGCGGGTATCGTTTTTATCGACATTAGAAAACATTGAGGTTATTCCGGCTGAAGAGTCAGCCAAAGTCATTGTTAACTCTCGTACTGGCACCATTGTGGTTGGTCAAAATGTCAAGTTACTGCCTGCGGCTGTGACCCACGGTGGATTAACCGTGACTATTGCCGAAGCTACGCAAGTATCACAACCCAACCCCTTAGCGGGTGGTAATACGGTTGTTACCACCAACAGTACGATTGATGTGTCAGAAAAAGATCGTCGTATGTTTATGTTTAATCCAGGCACCACTCTTGATGAGCTTGTCAGAGCCGTGAATCTAGTGGGCGCAGCACCATCAGATGTTCTTGCCATACTTGAAGCGTTAAAAATGGCAGGCGCTTTGCATGGTGAACTTATCATCATCTAA
- the flgH gene encoding flagellar basal body L-ring protein FlgH encodes MIKYIALASVLLLAGCSSTPKKPIADDPFYAPVYPDTVPTQVVPTGSIYLDSQTSSLYSDIRAHRVGDIITVTLKESTQAKKSAYNQIKKGTDLTVEPIYAGGKNVSISGIPLDLGYNDSMNTKRESDADQSNSLDGSISANIIQVLSNGNLVIRGEKWISINNGDEFIRVTGMIRSEDINPDNTIDSTRVANARFQYSGTGTFADSQKVGWLSSFFMSDWWPF; translated from the coding sequence ATGATTAAATACATTGCGTTAGCGTCAGTATTGTTATTGGCTGGGTGCAGTTCTACGCCCAAGAAACCGATTGCTGATGATCCATTTTATGCGCCGGTATACCCAGATACTGTACCAACGCAAGTGGTGCCAACGGGATCTATTTATCTTGATAGCCAGACATCAAGCTTGTATTCCGATATTCGTGCGCATCGGGTCGGTGACATCATCACTGTGACCTTAAAAGAATCAACCCAGGCGAAAAAAAGTGCCTATAACCAAATCAAAAAAGGCACCGACTTAACCGTCGAGCCAATTTATGCTGGTGGCAAAAATGTGTCTATAAGTGGTATCCCGCTCGATCTTGGTTATAACGACAGTATGAATACCAAGCGAGAATCAGATGCCGATCAATCAAACAGTTTAGATGGCAGTATTTCAGCCAATATCATTCAAGTACTTAGCAACGGCAATTTAGTTATCCGTGGTGAAAAATGGATTTCGATCAATAACGGTGATGAGTTTATTCGCGTCACTGGCATGATCCGCAGTGAAGACATTAACCCAGATAATACAATTGATTCTACACGAGTGGCTAACGCTCGTTTTCAGTATAGCGGTACCGGTACGTTTGCTGACTCCCAAAAAGTCGGTTGGCTGAGTTCATTCTTTATGAGTGACTGGTGGCCTTTCTAA
- the flgF gene encoding flagellar basal-body rod protein FlgF gives MDKFLYIAMSGAKQGMNALAVSANNLANANTDGFKADMVQARSMQAFGEGLPTRVFSMMESPGSNFNGGPIKTTGRDLDIAVKGDGWLAVQAADGSEAYTRAGSLKIDSTGLLLNSRDRPVMGASGPIVLPIPVEKIEISANGIISVRPQGATAEVIEEVGRIKLVNPGNENLMRGEDGLFRLIAGGNAPNDPGVQVESGAVEGSNVNSVHEMVAMIDIQRQYEMQVKMMKNAEEIDRASTSLMRIS, from the coding sequence ATGGACAAATTTCTTTATATTGCCATGAGCGGCGCAAAGCAAGGGATGAATGCCCTTGCAGTGAGTGCGAACAATCTTGCTAACGCGAATACTGATGGATTTAAAGCTGACATGGTCCAAGCCCGTTCAATGCAGGCATTTGGTGAGGGTTTGCCTACACGGGTATTTTCGATGATGGAAAGCCCAGGCAGTAACTTTAATGGCGGCCCCATTAAAACTACTGGTCGCGATCTTGATATTGCGGTTAAAGGAGATGGCTGGCTTGCTGTGCAGGCGGCTGATGGTTCCGAGGCATATACCCGCGCTGGTAGTCTAAAAATTGACAGTACCGGCTTGTTATTAAATAGCCGTGATCGTCCCGTTATGGGCGCTTCAGGTCCCATTGTGTTACCCATTCCAGTTGAAAAAATAGAGATTTCGGCCAACGGTATTATTTCTGTACGCCCTCAAGGGGCAACAGCAGAGGTAATAGAAGAGGTCGGAAGGATTAAGTTAGTTAATCCTGGTAACGAAAACCTTATGCGCGGTGAAGATGGTTTATTTCGTCTTATTGCCGGTGGCAATGCGCCAAACGACCCAGGCGTTCAAGTTGAAAGTGGTGCGGTCGAAGGCAGTAATGTTAATTCTGTGCATGAAATGGTCGCCATGATTGATATTCAACGTCAATACGAAATGCAAGTCAAAATGATGAAGAACGCTGAAGAGATTGATCGAGCGTCCACTTCCTTGATGAGAATTAGTTAG
- the flgE gene encoding flagellar hook protein FlgE: MSFNIALSGIAAAQKDLNTTANNIANVNTIGFKESRAEFADVYANSIFSNSKTAVGGGATTTQVAQQFHQGSLQFTSNSLDMAISGGGFFVTSSELGSQDQSYTRAGAFKVDSANYMVDSAGNFLQGFPVDEDGNSTSVSLTTTQPIKIPDTAGSPVQTGNVGLQMNLNVGETALDPANFNPADSDTFNNSTSVTIYDSLGESHIMTTYFIKPTNGSFTGESNWVAFYAVDGDPVDVAAGAGTYSTDTNGDGTADATGTASAANPDGLGGVWSGAVLKFNSVGAYTGSDPANITTEALGSGGAGALGPGADGTQTLTIKFNNPTQYASPFEVTELTQDGITVGRLTNVGIGSDGLITASYSNGSTVPLARVALVRFANEQGLTQVGNTSWKASLDSGAALAGEANSGTFGSIRSSALEQSNVDLTTELVDLISAQRNFQANSRTLEVNNTLNQTILQIR; the protein is encoded by the coding sequence ATGTCATTTAACATTGCACTGAGTGGTATTGCTGCCGCGCAAAAAGACTTAAATACAACCGCGAATAATATCGCAAACGTGAATACTATTGGTTTCAAAGAATCACGAGCCGAGTTTGCTGATGTGTACGCAAATTCTATTTTTTCGAACAGTAAAACCGCTGTCGGTGGTGGAGCAACCACCACTCAAGTGGCACAGCAATTTCATCAAGGTAGCTTGCAATTTACCAGTAACTCACTGGATATGGCTATCAGTGGCGGTGGTTTCTTCGTTACGTCGTCTGAGTTAGGGTCGCAAGATCAGTCATATACACGTGCAGGGGCATTTAAAGTTGACTCGGCCAACTATATGGTCGACTCTGCGGGTAACTTTTTACAAGGTTTCCCTGTTGATGAAGATGGTAACTCGACTTCTGTGAGTTTAACCACAACCCAACCGATTAAGATCCCTGACACTGCAGGTAGCCCAGTGCAAACCGGAAATGTTGGTTTGCAAATGAACCTTAATGTGGGTGAAACCGCATTAGACCCAGCTAATTTTAATCCTGCTGATTCTGATACGTTTAATAATTCTACCTCGGTGACGATTTACGATTCATTAGGTGAATCGCACATTATGACCACTTATTTTATTAAACCGACCAATGGTTCATTTACAGGTGAAAGTAATTGGGTTGCCTTTTATGCAGTTGATGGCGATCCAGTTGATGTTGCGGCTGGCGCTGGTACTTATTCAACAGATACCAATGGTGATGGCACTGCTGATGCGACGGGTACAGCATCTGCTGCTAATCCCGATGGATTAGGTGGCGTCTGGTCAGGAGCGGTGCTTAAATTTAACTCTGTAGGTGCTTATACTGGCAGTGATCCGGCTAACATTACCACTGAAGCATTAGGTTCTGGCGGTGCAGGTGCTTTGGGCCCTGGAGCCGACGGCACTCAAACACTTACGATAAAATTTAATAATCCAACTCAGTATGCTTCTCCATTTGAAGTCACTGAATTGACTCAAGATGGTATTACCGTAGGGCGATTAACCAATGTTGGTATTGGGTCTGACGGTCTGATTACCGCTAGTTATAGTAATGGTTCAACTGTGCCGTTAGCGCGGGTGGCATTAGTACGTTTTGCTAATGAGCAAGGTCTTACTCAGGTGGGTAATACCTCTTGGAAAGCCAGTTTAGATTCAGGTGCAGCATTAGCTGGTGAGGCAAATAGTGGTACATTTGGTAGTATTCGCTCTTCTGCACTTGAACAGTCAAACGTTGATTTAACCACTGAGCTGGTCGATTTAATCTCAGCTCAGCGTAACTTCCAAGCTAACTCACGTACGCTTGAAGTTAACAATACCTTGAACCAAACGATATTACAGATCCGCTAA
- the flgD gene encoding flagellar hook assembly protein FlgD, with the protein MSLVNSYSQSLPQQSSSTSNTSATTKSSVQTNTTSTTTGNPFLDGIRLPEESVIPESKDQMLKQEDFFALLSQQLSMQDPFKPVDNDQMIAQMASFSTVDGISNLNDEILNLNTVMSSSQALQASGLVGRKVLIPSDTGAISTESPEIKGVISTPSAIETITVKIEDESGQVIKSFDVDGSKGGNVDVTWDGLGKDGQPVKAGNYSIKASGKVDGTAQDLAVSTYAHVTSVSLGTAATGAILNLRGVGGIKLSDVLAVSET; encoded by the coding sequence ATGAGCCTCGTTAATTCTTACAGTCAGTCTTTACCGCAACAATCCAGTAGCACATCAAATACAAGTGCTACCACGAAAAGTTCTGTACAGACAAATACAACCAGCACTACTACGGGGAACCCTTTCCTTGACGGAATTCGTTTACCCGAAGAAAGTGTTATCCCTGAATCAAAAGATCAGATGTTAAAGCAAGAAGATTTTTTTGCTTTACTCAGTCAACAGTTGTCTATGCAAGATCCTTTTAAACCGGTTGATAATGATCAAATGATTGCCCAAATGGCATCGTTTTCGACGGTTGATGGTATTTCAAATCTGAATGATGAGATCCTTAACCTCAATACGGTAATGAGTTCTAGCCAAGCGTTACAAGCATCAGGCTTAGTAGGTCGAAAAGTACTTATCCCTTCTGATACCGGGGCGATTTCTACTGAAAGCCCTGAGATTAAAGGCGTGATCAGTACGCCATCTGCAATTGAAACGATTACGGTGAAAATTGAAGATGAGTCGGGTCAGGTGATTAAGAGCTTTGATGTCGATGGCAGTAAAGGCGGCAATGTTGATGTGACATGGGATGGCTTAGGTAAGGATGGCCAACCCGTCAAAGCGGGTAATTATTCGATTAAGGCCAGTGGTAAAGTGGATGGCACCGCACAAGATTTAGCGGTATCAACTTATGCACACGTGACAAGTGTGTCATTGGGCACTGCCGCGACAGGGGCTATTTTGAATTTGCGTGGAGTAGGCGGAATTAAGTTATCTGACGTACTCGCAGTATCTGAAACATAG
- the flgC gene encoding flagellar basal body rod protein FlgC — MSLFNIFNVSGSGMSAQSVRLNTTASNIANADSVSSSVDKTYRARHPIFEAEMLKANSQQNSSPGVNVKGIVESDKPLIKEYSPDHPMADGDGFIYKPNVNVMEEMADMISASRSYQMNVQVADATKSMLQQTLRMGK, encoded by the coding sequence ATGAGTTTATTTAATATTTTCAATGTGTCTGGATCAGGTATGTCTGCGCAGTCAGTGCGTTTGAATACCACTGCCAGTAATATTGCCAATGCGGATTCTGTATCAAGCAGTGTTGATAAAACTTATCGAGCACGTCATCCCATTTTTGAGGCTGAAATGCTTAAAGCTAATAGCCAGCAAAATAGCTCGCCGGGTGTTAACGTCAAAGGCATTGTTGAAAGTGATAAACCATTAATAAAAGAATACTCGCCAGATCATCCGATGGCTGATGGTGATGGTTTTATTTATAAACCGAATGTCAATGTGATGGAAGAAATGGCCGATATGATTTCTGCATCACGCTCTTATCAAATGAACGTTCAGGTGGCTGATGCAACTAAGTCTATGTTGCAACAGACGTTAAGGATGGGTAAATAG
- the flgB gene encoding flagellar basal body rod protein FlgB: MAINFDNALGVHQYSLGVRAQRAEVISSNIANANTPHYKARDVNFASAMQAASSHQKGLSMSQTTEKHFDLTALSQQHVQYRVPNQADTGDGNTVDTQKEQSAFMQNALEYQMSLGFLEGKFNGMRKALRGD, encoded by the coding sequence ATGGCGATTAATTTCGATAATGCATTAGGTGTTCACCAATATTCTTTGGGCGTACGAGCTCAAAGAGCTGAAGTGATTTCAAGTAACATCGCCAATGCCAATACTCCTCATTATAAAGCTCGAGATGTTAATTTTGCTTCTGCTATGCAAGCAGCAAGCTCACATCAGAAGGGGTTGAGCATGAGTCAAACCACAGAAAAACATTTCGATTTAACAGCGTTAAGTCAACAACATGTCCAATATCGTGTTCCAAATCAAGCCGATACAGGTGATGGTAATACTGTTGATACGCAGAAAGAACAATCAGCATTTATGCAAAATGCGCTCGAATATCAAATGTCATTAGGTTTCCTTGAAGGTAAGTTTAATGGCATGCGTAAAGCGTTGCGAGGTGATTAA
- a CDS encoding protein-glutamate O-methyltransferase CheR, translated as MTDKSLAEAEYNQFRLFLEQHSGIVLGENKQYLVRSRLAPLMGKHNLPSLSEVVKKSMKPIERQLRAEVIDAMTTNETLWFRDRYPFELLSNSLLPEYSKLGRPLKIWSAACSSGQEPYSLAMTVLEYQQRKPGALPGGVTIQATDLSPSMLERCKNAEYDGLALARGLSEERKRQFFDALPSGNMKVKDNVKRLVNFRAHNLLESYSLLGKFDIIFCRNVLIYFAPEAKATILRQFAAALNPKGILFLGASESLAGLTEEFNMVRCNPGIYYQKKT; from the coding sequence GTGACAGATAAATCACTTGCTGAAGCAGAGTACAATCAATTTAGGCTGTTTTTAGAGCAGCATAGCGGTATTGTGTTAGGTGAGAACAAACAGTATTTAGTTCGTAGCCGCTTAGCGCCACTGATGGGAAAGCATAATTTGCCTTCTCTATCTGAAGTGGTTAAAAAGTCGATGAAACCGATAGAGCGTCAATTACGCGCCGAAGTGATAGATGCGATGACTACTAACGAAACCTTATGGTTTCGAGACCGTTATCCATTTGAGTTACTTAGTAATTCTTTATTGCCTGAATACAGCAAGTTGGGCCGACCATTAAAAATATGGTCTGCTGCGTGTTCCTCAGGGCAAGAACCTTACTCTTTAGCGATGACAGTGTTGGAATATCAACAGCGTAAACCTGGTGCTTTGCCTGGGGGCGTGACAATTCAGGCAACAGATTTATCACCTTCTATGTTAGAGCGTTGTAAGAATGCTGAATATGATGGTTTAGCTCTGGCTCGTGGTTTGTCTGAAGAGCGTAAACGTCAGTTTTTTGATGCTTTACCGTCTGGCAATATGAAAGTGAAAGATAACGTAAAACGTTTAGTGAACTTCAGAGCACACAATCTACTTGAAAGTTATAGCTTATTAGGCAAGTTCGATATCATTTTTTGCCGTAATGTATTGATTTATTTTGCGCCAGAGGCAAAGGCTACCATTTTGCGGCAATTTGCTGCCGCACTTAATCCTAAAGGTATCTTATTCTTAGGTGCGTCAGAATCTCTTGCGGGATTAACCGAAGAGTTTAATATGGTTCGCTGTAATCCAGGTATCTATTACCAGAAAAAAACCTAG